From the genome of Streptomyces sp. NBC_01116, one region includes:
- a CDS encoding HNH endonuclease: MGNSPYTRERLAEAASSSRTLSEALTKLGVDPKSPTRRYVRDRMRKMGIPTQHFQREGARWTKEVLEPVVAVSTSVYEVLRRIGLESVGGHHTNISRRIKAYGIDTSHFARPSRAGTKHRRLSPQDLLVDDRSPDARRIPSSRLKLAMAELGVPEHCAHCGTEPLWRGRPLPLEVDHINGRWTDNRLDNLRLLCPNCHSATDNYRGRGKGSRARLGGNR; encoded by the coding sequence ATGGGGAACAGCCCGTACACACGGGAGCGGCTGGCGGAGGCGGCATCGTCGTCGCGCACGCTCTCGGAGGCGCTGACGAAGCTGGGGGTGGATCCGAAGAGTCCGACGCGGCGGTACGTTCGCGACCGTATGAGGAAGATGGGCATTCCCACCCAGCACTTCCAGCGCGAGGGCGCCCGGTGGACGAAGGAAGTACTCGAGCCCGTGGTCGCCGTGTCCACGAGCGTCTACGAAGTGCTGCGTCGTATCGGCCTGGAGTCCGTGGGGGGCCACCACACCAACATCAGCAGACGCATCAAGGCATACGGCATTGATACGTCGCACTTCGCCCGGCCCTCACGGGCGGGGACGAAGCATCGCCGGCTCTCGCCCCAGGACCTGCTGGTGGACGACCGCTCACCGGACGCTCGCCGGATCCCCAGCTCTCGTCTCAAGCTCGCCATGGCCGAGCTCGGCGTGCCGGAACACTGCGCCCACTGCGGAACGGAACCGCTGTGGCGCGGTCGGCCGCTTCCGCTGGAGGTCGATCACATCAATGGGAGGTGGACGGACAACCGCCTGGACAACTTGCGGCTCCTCTGCCCCAACTGCCATTCGGCGACCGACAACTATCGCGGCCGGGGCAAGGGCAGCCGTGCCCGGCTCGGAGGAAACCGGTGA
- a CDS encoding HNH endonuclease signature motif containing protein gives MSQRQRYTRERLAEAAERCANMDEVITFLGTRPYGQLRRHLRRRFTHFGIDVSHFEHHGSGAAASCPSGDKLREAVAVSRSVAELLRRLGRRDNEYQRNLLRRWITEEGLSTSHFLGQAHQRGRPGPTPAKRPDETLVKRTGGLRTKTTLLRRALREIGIPEQCDECGTEPVWHGSPITLEVDHINGDRSDDRAENLRLLCPNCHAITTTWCRGGARGLTHR, from the coding sequence GTGAGCCAGAGACAGCGGTACACCCGCGAGCGTCTGGCCGAGGCCGCAGAACGTTGCGCCAACATGGACGAAGTCATCACGTTCCTGGGCACCCGCCCCTACGGACAACTGCGGCGCCATCTACGGAGACGGTTCACCCACTTCGGCATAGACGTATCCCACTTCGAGCACCACGGTTCGGGCGCTGCCGCCTCGTGCCCCTCCGGGGACAAGCTCCGCGAGGCCGTGGCGGTCTCACGCTCCGTCGCGGAGCTGCTCCGCAGACTCGGGCGCCGCGACAACGAGTATCAACGGAACCTGTTACGGCGATGGATCACCGAAGAGGGCTTGTCGACCTCGCACTTCCTCGGTCAGGCCCACCAGCGCGGCCGCCCCGGACCGACCCCCGCCAAACGTCCCGACGAGACGCTGGTGAAGCGCACGGGCGGGCTTCGCACGAAGACCACGCTCCTGCGCCGGGCCCTGCGCGAGATCGGCATACCCGAGCAGTGCGACGAGTGCGGAACCGAGCCTGTCTGGCACGGGTCGCCCATCACGCTGGAGGTCGACCACATCAACGGTGACCGGAGTGACGACCGCGCCGAGAACCTTCGACTGCTGTGCCCGAACTGCCACGCCATCACCACCACCTGGTGCCGCGGCGGAGCACGCGGCCTCACCCATCGATGA
- the rdgB gene encoding RdgB/HAM1 family non-canonical purine NTP pyrophosphatase: MKRLILATRNAGKITELHAILADAGLDLDLVGADAYPDIPDVKETGVTFAENALLKAHALASATGLPAVADDSGLCVDVLGGAPGIFSARWSGTHGDDVANLNLLLAQLGDIADEHRGAYFACAAALALPDGTEHVVEGRLNGTLRHTPSGTGGFGYDPILQPEGETRTCAELTPAEKNAISHRGKAFRALVPVVRELAG, encoded by the coding sequence ATGAAGCGCCTGATCCTCGCCACCCGCAACGCCGGGAAAATCACCGAACTCCACGCCATCCTCGCCGACGCGGGACTCGACCTCGACCTCGTCGGCGCGGACGCGTACCCCGACATCCCCGACGTCAAGGAAACCGGCGTCACCTTCGCCGAGAACGCGCTCCTCAAGGCCCACGCCCTGGCGAGCGCCACCGGCCTCCCCGCCGTCGCCGACGACTCGGGCCTCTGCGTGGACGTCCTGGGCGGCGCCCCCGGCATCTTCTCGGCCCGCTGGTCCGGTACCCACGGCGACGACGTGGCCAACCTGAACCTGCTCCTGGCCCAGCTCGGCGACATCGCCGACGAACACCGCGGCGCCTACTTCGCCTGCGCCGCCGCCCTGGCCCTCCCCGACGGCACGGAACACGTGGTCGAGGGCCGCCTGAACGGCACCCTGCGCCACACCCCGTCCGGCACGGGCGGCTTCGGCTACGACCCGATCCTCCAGCCGGAGGGCGAGACCCGCACGTGCGCGGAGCTGACCCCGGCGGAGAAGAACGCGATCAGCCACCGGGGGAAGGCGTTCCGGGCGCTGGTGCCGGTGGTGCGGGAGCTGGCGGGGTGA
- the rph gene encoding ribonuclease PH, which translates to MSRIDGRTPEQLRPVTIERGWSKHAEGSVLISFGDTKVFCTASVTEGVPRWRKGSGEGWVTAEYSMLPRSTNTRGDREAVRGKIGGRTHEISRLIGRSLRAVIDYKALGENTIVLDCDVLQADGGTRTAAITGAYVALADAVAWAQGKKIVKAGRKPLTDTVAAISVGIVDGTPLLDLCYEEDVRAETDMNVVCTGDGRFVEVQGTAEGAPFDREELGALLDLATAGCVDLAALQRDALARTQDA; encoded by the coding sequence ATGTCTCGCATCGACGGCCGCACCCCCGAACAGCTCCGCCCCGTCACCATCGAACGCGGCTGGAGCAAGCACGCCGAGGGCTCAGTCCTCATCTCCTTCGGCGACACCAAAGTCTTCTGCACCGCCTCCGTCACCGAAGGCGTCCCGCGCTGGCGCAAGGGCAGCGGCGAAGGCTGGGTCACCGCCGAGTACTCCATGCTGCCCCGCTCCACCAACACCCGCGGCGACCGCGAAGCCGTACGCGGCAAGATCGGCGGCCGCACCCACGAGATCAGCCGCCTGATCGGCCGTTCGCTGCGCGCCGTCATCGACTACAAGGCCCTCGGCGAGAACACCATCGTCCTGGACTGCGACGTCCTCCAGGCCGACGGCGGCACCCGTACGGCCGCCATCACCGGCGCCTACGTCGCCCTCGCCGACGCCGTCGCCTGGGCCCAGGGCAAGAAGATCGTCAAGGCCGGCCGCAAGCCGCTCACCGACACCGTCGCCGCCATCAGCGTCGGCATCGTCGACGGCACCCCGCTCCTCGACCTCTGCTACGAGGAGGACGTCCGCGCCGAGACCGACATGAACGTCGTCTGCACCGGTGACGGCCGCTTCGTCGAGGTCCAGGGCACCGCCGAGGGCGCACCCTTCGACCGCGAGGAACTCGGCGCGCTCCTCGACCTCGCCACCGCCGGCTGCGTCGACCTCGCCGCACTCCAGCGCGACGCACTCGCCCGCACCCAGGACGCGTAG
- a CDS encoding glucose PTS transporter subunit EIIB produces the protein MTKRTRSGRPSARETREKDMATKAEKIVAGLGGIDNIDEIEGCITRLRTEVHDPSKVDEAALKAAGAHGVVKMGTAIQVVIGTDADPIAADIEDMM, from the coding sequence GTGACGAAACGGACCCGCAGCGGGCGGCCGTCTGCGCGCGAAACCAGGGAGAAGGACATGGCCACCAAGGCTGAGAAGATCGTCGCCGGGCTCGGCGGTATCGACAACATCGACGAGATCGAAGGCTGCATCACCCGCCTCCGCACCGAGGTCCACGACCCCAGCAAGGTCGACGAAGCCGCCCTCAAGGCCGCCGGCGCCCACGGCGTCGTCAAGATGGGCACCGCGATCCAGGTCGTCATCGGCACCGACGCGGACCCCATCGCCGCCGACATCGAAGACATGATGTGA
- a CDS encoding PTS transporter subunit EIIC, which yields MSSSAAAVPQQKWWNGPVQGLQKVGRSLQLPVAVLPAAGLLVSLGNLFSSYLDGAFWDKTSKVLLNGGGAILDGELGLPLLFCIGVAIGFAKKADGSTALAAVVGFLVYRGVLTAFPIDGTVTEALPDGEPQNPGVLGGILIGLLTAVVWQRYHRTKLVDWLGFFNGRRLVPILMAFLCVILGVLFGLLWQPVGDGLTWFSKQLIDLGSWGAAIFGFANRLLIPIGMHQFLNTFFWFQAGEYTGTDGQTVQGDISRFFAGDPSAGQFTSGFFPIMMFGLPAAALAITHCARPERRKEVAGLMVSVALTSFVTGVTEPLEFSFMFVAPLLYGVHAVLTGASMGITWLLGVHAGFSFSAGLIDYVVNWHLDTKPWLIIPIGAGFAVVYYVVFRFAITKFDLKTPGREPEEIEREIEKDLTK from the coding sequence ATGAGTTCGAGCGCCGCTGCGGTACCGCAGCAGAAATGGTGGAACGGACCGGTCCAGGGCCTCCAGAAGGTCGGGCGGAGCCTTCAGCTCCCGGTGGCCGTCCTCCCCGCCGCCGGTCTGCTCGTCAGCCTCGGCAACCTCTTCAGCTCGTATCTGGACGGAGCCTTCTGGGACAAGACCTCCAAGGTCCTGCTCAACGGCGGCGGCGCGATCCTCGACGGCGAGCTGGGCCTGCCCCTGCTGTTCTGCATCGGCGTCGCCATCGGCTTCGCGAAGAAGGCGGACGGCTCGACCGCCCTGGCGGCCGTCGTCGGCTTCCTGGTCTACCGGGGCGTACTGACCGCCTTCCCCATCGACGGCACCGTGACGGAGGCCCTGCCCGACGGCGAGCCGCAGAACCCCGGCGTGCTCGGCGGCATCCTGATCGGGCTGCTGACCGCGGTCGTCTGGCAGCGCTACCACCGCACCAAGCTGGTCGACTGGCTCGGGTTCTTCAACGGGCGGCGGCTGGTGCCGATCCTGATGGCGTTCCTCTGCGTGATCCTCGGCGTGCTGTTCGGCCTGCTGTGGCAGCCGGTGGGCGACGGGCTGACCTGGTTCTCCAAGCAGCTGATCGACCTCGGCTCGTGGGGTGCGGCGATCTTCGGCTTCGCGAACAGGCTGCTGATCCCGATCGGCATGCACCAGTTCCTGAACACGTTCTTCTGGTTCCAGGCGGGCGAGTACACCGGAACGGACGGCCAGACCGTGCAGGGCGACATCTCCCGGTTCTTCGCCGGGGACCCGTCGGCGGGCCAGTTCACCTCGGGCTTCTTCCCGATCATGATGTTCGGCCTGCCGGCCGCCGCCCTGGCCATCACCCACTGCGCGCGGCCCGAGCGCCGCAAGGAGGTGGCGGGCCTGATGGTCTCGGTGGCGCTGACCTCGTTCGTGACGGGTGTGACCGAGCCGCTGGAGTTCTCGTTCATGTTCGTCGCGCCGCTGCTGTACGGCGTGCACGCGGTGCTCACCGGGGCGTCGATGGGCATCACCTGGCTGCTGGGGGTGCACGCGGGGTTCAGCTTCTCGGCCGGGTTGATCGACTACGTCGTCAACTGGCATCTGGATACGAAGCCCTGGCTGATCATCCCGATCGGCGCGGGCTTCGCGGTCGTCTACTACGTGGTCTTCCGGTTCGCGATCACCAAGTTCGACCTCAAGACACCGGGGCGCGAACCGGAGGAGATCGAGAGGGAGATCGAGAAGGACCTCACCAAGTAG
- a CDS encoding PTS transporter subunit EIIC, translating to MTTAETAPAAEKKKGAGAMAVMQRIGRSLMLPVAVLPAAALLVRLGDKDMLGRESFPTFVTKLAGYMSAGGNALLDNMALLFAVGIAIGFAKKSDGSTALAAVTGYLVFKNVLSTFTDPNLDKVAKVIDGKIVMTEAPVDAKVLGGVVMGIVVALLYQRFYRTKLPDWAGFFSGRRLVPILSALAGLLIGIVFGLIWPVLGTGLHNFGEWLVGSGAVGAGIFGVANRALIPVGMHHLLNSFPWFQAGEYNGKNGDIARFLEGDPTAGQFMTGFFPIMMFALPAACLAIVHCARPERRKVVGGMMFSLALTSFVTGVTEPIEFTFMFVAPVLYAIHAVLTGVSMALTWALGMKDGFGFSAGLVDFGLNLGIATKPWLLVLVGLCFAVVYYVIFRFAITRFNLPTPGRESDEELAELQKAEAK from the coding sequence ATGACCACGGCTGAGACCGCACCCGCGGCCGAGAAGAAGAAGGGCGCCGGCGCGATGGCCGTCATGCAGCGCATCGGCCGCAGCCTCATGCTGCCGGTCGCCGTGCTGCCGGCCGCCGCACTCCTGGTCCGCCTCGGCGACAAGGACATGCTGGGCCGTGAGTCGTTCCCGACCTTCGTCACGAAGCTCGCCGGCTACATGTCCGCGGGCGGCAACGCGCTCCTCGACAACATGGCCCTGCTGTTCGCCGTCGGCATCGCGATCGGCTTCGCGAAGAAGTCGGACGGCTCCACCGCTCTGGCCGCCGTCACCGGTTACCTGGTCTTCAAGAACGTGCTGTCCACGTTCACGGACCCGAACCTGGACAAGGTCGCCAAGGTCATCGACGGCAAGATCGTCATGACCGAGGCGCCGGTGGACGCCAAGGTGCTCGGCGGTGTCGTGATGGGCATCGTGGTGGCCCTGCTCTACCAGCGCTTCTACCGCACCAAGCTGCCCGACTGGGCGGGCTTCTTCAGCGGCCGCCGCCTGGTCCCGATCCTCTCCGCCCTCGCGGGTCTGCTCATCGGTATCGTCTTCGGTCTGATCTGGCCGGTCCTCGGCACGGGTCTGCACAACTTCGGTGAGTGGCTGGTCGGCTCCGGCGCGGTCGGCGCGGGCATCTTCGGTGTCGCCAACCGTGCGCTGATCCCGGTCGGCATGCACCACCTGCTGAACTCCTTCCCGTGGTTCCAGGCGGGCGAGTACAACGGCAAGAACGGCGACATCGCCCGCTTCCTGGAGGGCGACCCCACCGCCGGACAGTTCATGACCGGCTTCTTCCCGATCATGATGTTCGCCCTTCCGGCGGCCTGCCTCGCGATCGTCCACTGCGCCCGCCCGGAGCGCCGCAAGGTCGTCGGCGGCATGATGTTCTCCCTCGCGCTGACCTCGTTCGTCACCGGTGTGACCGAGCCGATCGAGTTCACGTTCATGTTCGTCGCCCCGGTGCTGTACGCGATCCACGCGGTGCTGACCGGTGTGTCGATGGCCCTGACCTGGGCGCTCGGCATGAAGGACGGCTTCGGCTTCTCGGCCGGTCTGGTCGACTTCGGGCTCAACCTGGGCATCGCCACCAAGCCGTGGCTGCTGGTGCTGGTCGGTCTCTGCTTCGCGGTGGTCTACTACGTGATCTTCCGGTTCGCGATCACCAGGTTCAACCTGCCGACCCCCGGCCGGGAGTCGGACGAGGAACTCGCCGAGCTCCAGAAGGCCGAGGCGAAGTAG
- a CDS encoding MBL fold metallo-hydrolase has product MKLTVVGCSGSFPSTGSACSSYLVEADGFRLLLDMGNGALGELQRHVGLYDLDAIFLSHLHADHCIDMCAYFVVRYYRHDGARPVPLPVYGPEGTEQRLTAAHGDTPSDRAMSEVFDFHTLKSQSFGIGPFSVRTEKLCHPVDTFGIRIEHGGSVLAYSGDTGTCDALEDLARDADLFLCEASFVDGKEDIPDLHLNGREAGEAAARAGARRLVLTHIPPWTDADRNAADARAVYPGPVELAAPGAVYEI; this is encoded by the coding sequence ATGAAGCTCACCGTCGTCGGCTGCTCCGGCTCGTTCCCCTCCACGGGTTCGGCATGCTCGAGCTATCTCGTAGAGGCCGACGGCTTCCGGCTGCTCCTCGACATGGGCAACGGCGCCCTCGGCGAGTTGCAGCGCCACGTCGGTCTCTACGACCTCGACGCGATCTTCCTCAGCCATCTGCACGCCGACCACTGCATCGACATGTGCGCGTACTTCGTCGTGCGCTACTACCGCCACGACGGCGCCCGCCCCGTCCCCCTCCCGGTCTACGGGCCCGAGGGCACCGAGCAGCGGCTGACCGCCGCCCACGGGGACACCCCGTCCGACCGGGCGATGAGCGAGGTCTTCGACTTCCACACCCTCAAGTCCCAGTCCTTCGGGATCGGCCCCTTCTCGGTCCGTACGGAGAAGCTCTGCCACCCCGTCGACACCTTCGGCATCCGGATCGAGCACGGCGGCTCCGTCCTCGCCTACTCCGGCGACACGGGGACCTGCGACGCCCTGGAGGACCTGGCCCGGGACGCGGACCTGTTCCTCTGCGAGGCGTCGTTCGTCGACGGCAAGGAGGACATCCCGGACCTGCACCTCAACGGCCGCGAGGCCGGCGAGGCGGCGGCCCGCGCCGGAGCGCGCCGGCTCGTCCTCACCCACATCCCGCCGTGGACCGACGCCGACCGCAACGCCGCCGACGCCCGTGCGGTCTACCCGGGCCCGGTGGAACTGGCGGCCCCGGGCGCGGTGTACGAGATCTGA